The genomic DNA AATGAGAAACCTCCAAATTATAAGGTTATCCCCTACTTAAATATTTTTTTGAAGTAGGGGATAGAGTAGTTATCCGATTGTGATGCTGTAACGACATGTAAATGTTTCATTCGCTTGTAAAGATTGAATTCCCTTTTTGTCCTTGAAATCTTTTGCTGGATTTACTTCATCAGCGATTCCATACCAAGGTTCAATACATAAGAAAGGTGCGTTATCCCCTGGTGTCCATACGCCGACAAATGGGAAGCCATCAAATTCTACTTTTACAAATTTATTATGTTTATGAGAACGAATCGAAATTTCATTCGTATTCATATTTTCAAAAATAAGCGCATCATTTTTGAATAAATCATATGTAAGTGGCAATTCAGTTGTATTTTCAGCGATTAATTGCTTTTTGTTTGAAAGGTAAGGTCCTTCTAATACGCTTGTTTCTAAGCGTTCCGAACCATTAAACGATAAGTGATAATCTGTAAATGATTCACCATCCAATAAAGGGAAGTTGAATCCAGGATGTGCCCCAATTGAGAAGAACATCTCTTTAGAAGTAGGATTGTTTACTTCATATGTTACATGAACGCTTTGTCCTTCTAGCTCATAAGAAATGAGTAATTCGAATTCGTATGGGTATTTTTTTAACGTTTCTTCATTATTAGTAACGATATAAGTAATCTTTGTTTCACTTTGTTCTTTCACAGAGAAAGTAAGATCACGAGCGAAACCGTGTTGTGTTAATGAATATGGTTTACCGTCTACGTAGTATGTATTATCTACTAATCGGCCGACAATTGGGAACAAAATTGGTGCACGGCGTCCCCAATATGTAGAATCACCTTGCCATAAATATTCTGTGTTGTCTTCTTTTAAGCGAACGCTTTGTAATTCTGCACCTTTGTCAGAAATGGAAACGATCACTTTTTCATTTTGGATTGTTGCTATCATGAAGTGAAACCTCCTAAATCTTTCATATGTTTCATTATACGTTGTCTAAAAGAAAAAAGGTAGTTCATGATAGGAATCTATTGACGAAAGAGGGGCTACCACGTAAAATATAATCTTGTTGCTAAAAAAAAGAATAACGTGGTTCGAAACCATCCCACGTAAAAAAACTAAGGAGATTTTGTCATGAATATTAGAACTTTAGTCGGCAATGGTATTTTAGCGGCATTATATATTGCTGTTTCTATGCTTATTCAGCCATTTGGCTTTACGAATGTACAATTTCGTATTTCAGAGATGTTTAATCATCTCGTTGTATTTAACAAGAAAGCAATTTACGGAATTGTATTAGGTGTATTTTTAACGAATCTCTTTTTCTCACCTATGATCGCTTATGATTTAGTATTTGGAGTAGGGCAATCTATTCTTGCATTAGTTGCAACGATTATTTCTATGCGATTTATTAAAGGTGTTTGGGCTCGTATGATTTTTAATACGGTTATCTTTACGATTACAATGTTTATGATTGCAATTGAACTTCATCTTGCATTGGGTTTACCATTTATGTTGTCTTGGTTAACATGTGCAGTCGGTGAATTTGTTGTAATGGCCATTGGTATGCCTGTAATGTACTGGATTAATAAGCGAGTACAATTTGAAAGATTTATGTAATAGATGAAAGAGCTATTCCTATAGGGATAGCTCTTTTTGTATGTAATCATATTGAATATAATGCTGTGACTCTAGATAAAATATAATAAAATAAAGTGAGGCTTTCATTAGCTGGCTACATATAAGAAGTCTTATATAAGGGGAATCTAGTATGAAATATAAAATTCATTGGTTGTATAAAACGAAGCGAGGATTGCAGACGGAATTAACAACAGATTATATGAACATAGAAGAAATACTTCAATTTGCAGAGGATTTTGAGAAAACAGGAAGAGCTAAGGAACTTTTATTTTACGATGAAATGGATGCAGAATGGTCATTAAAGGAAATGAAAAAACTGAGTAAACAAGTAGAGGAAGAGCCCCAAGAAATACTCGTTTATTTTGATGGGGGGTATGATGTGCAAACGAAAGAAGCTGGCGTTGGTATATGTGTGTACTATAAAAAAGGAAATACAAACTACCGCATTCGCCGCAATGCATATATAGAAGGTATAGATGATAATAATGAAGCGGAATATGCATCACTATTATACGGTATGAATATACTCGAGGAATTAGGGATTAAATATGAAGCAGTTACACTTCGCGGAGATTCTCAAGTTGTATTGCAGCAATTGGCGGGAGAATGGCCTTGTTATGATGAGCATTTAAACCATTATTTAGATCAAATTGAACAAAAGGCGAAGCAAATGAAATTAAAACTTGTATGTGATCCGATATCTAGAAAACAAAATAAAGAAGCACATCAATTAGCAACGCAAGCATTAGAAGGGACAGTCATTGATAGTCATAAAGAAATAACCGAATAGAGAGGTGCAAAGGTGGATAAAAAGCAACTCATTACAGAGGTAAATGACTTATTAGAAACATATTGTGAAGGATGTTTCTTGCGAGAACATAATCGAAAGACAAATAGTAAATATTATGCACATTCATTTTGTATAAGACAATGTACAGTTGGAGAAACATTGAAAAAGTATGGAGAACAGTTGTCATAAAAAAACATCCAGAGAAAATTCTCTGGATGTTTTTTAGTGCTTTGCTTCGTTTAATTGCTGCTCGCATTTGCTTAGTTTCTTTTCCTCGTTCATTAAAAATGGTTCATCTAAATCTACTGCAACAGATTTCATAATTTCAAGCTGTGAGCGAGCTGCTTCTACTGCAGTAGTGGCATGCTCTAATGTGTCTGGATCCATTGAAATTGTTGCAGAACCTACCATCTTTTGTGCTGTTTCTACACGGAATTTTACTTCTTCAAAATCATTTACTTCTGATCCCATTAATAATTCCTCCTTTGTATAGTGCGCATTTTACATAGTTTTTGCTCTGTAAAACGGAAATATACAAAGGAATAACAAAGAAGGTTACCAAGTAAGGTAACCTCCTGTTATATGTTGGATTAAAGTTTTACTACGTTAGCAGCTTGAGGTCCACGGTTACCTTCAGTAATGTCGAAAGATACTTCTTGACCTTCTTCTAAAGCTTTGTAGCCG from Bacillus cereus G9842 includes the following:
- a CDS encoding aldose 1-epimerase family protein; the encoded protein is MIATIQNEKVIVSISDKGAELQSVRLKEDNTEYLWQGDSTYWGRRAPILFPIVGRLVDNTYYVDGKPYSLTQHGFARDLTFSVKEQSETKITYIVTNNEETLKKYPYEFELLISYELEGQSVHVTYEVNNPTSKEMFFSIGAHPGFNFPLLDGESFTDYHLSFNGSERLETSVLEGPYLSNKKQLIAENTTELPLTYDLFKNDALIFENMNTNEISIRSHKHNKFVKVEFDGFPFVGVWTPGDNAPFLCIEPWYGIADEVNPAKDFKDKKGIQSLQANETFTCRYSITIG
- a CDS encoding QueT transporter family protein, which gives rise to MNIRTLVGNGILAALYIAVSMLIQPFGFTNVQFRISEMFNHLVVFNKKAIYGIVLGVFLTNLFFSPMIAYDLVFGVGQSILALVATIISMRFIKGVWARMIFNTVIFTITMFMIAIELHLALGLPFMLSWLTCAVGEFVVMAIGMPVMYWINKRVQFERFM
- a CDS encoding ribonuclease H family protein, with protein sequence MKYKIHWLYKTKRGLQTELTTDYMNIEEILQFAEDFEKTGRAKELLFYDEMDAEWSLKEMKKLSKQVEEEPQEILVYFDGGYDVQTKEAGVGICVYYKKGNTNYRIRRNAYIEGIDDNNEAEYASLLYGMNILEELGIKYEAVTLRGDSQVVLQQLAGEWPCYDEHLNHYLDQIEQKAKQMKLKLVCDPISRKQNKEAHQLATQALEGTVIDSHKEITE
- a CDS encoding zinc-finger domain-containing protein, translated to MDKKQLITEVNDLLETYCEGCFLREHNRKTNSKYYAHSFCIRQCTVGETLKKYGEQLS
- a CDS encoding DUF2564 family protein encodes the protein MGSEVNDFEEVKFRVETAQKMVGSATISMDPDTLEHATTAVEAARSQLEIMKSVAVDLDEPFLMNEEKKLSKCEQQLNEAKH